In Nonomuraea muscovyensis, one genomic interval encodes:
- a CDS encoding type II toxin-antitoxin system Phd/YefM family antitoxin → MSITASEARRRLFPLIEEVNNDRTAVEIVARSGSAYLVAAEEYEALQETAYLLRSPANARRLIESYREAVDGRHERHELLDDE, encoded by the coding sequence ATGTCCATCACCGCAAGCGAGGCGCGCCGTAGACTGTTCCCGCTCATCGAGGAGGTCAACAACGACCGCACCGCCGTGGAGATCGTCGCCAGGAGCGGCAGCGCCTATCTGGTGGCCGCAGAGGAGTACGAAGCCCTCCAGGAGACGGCCTATCTGCTTCGCTCGCCCGCGAACGCGCGCCGGTTGATCGAGTCCTACCGGGAGGCGGTCGACGGGCGTCACGAGCGGCACGAACTGCTGGATGACGAGTGA
- a CDS encoding Txe/YoeB family addiction module toxin encodes MKIAFTSQGWEDYIHWQTADRQLLKRINRLIEDALRDPYAGIGKPEPLKYALAGAWSRRITDEHRLVYLVANDEIVILQARYRYE; translated from the coding sequence GTGAAAATCGCCTTCACCAGCCAGGGCTGGGAGGACTACATCCACTGGCAGACGGCCGACCGTCAGCTCCTCAAGCGTATCAACCGGCTCATCGAGGACGCCCTGCGCGATCCTTACGCGGGCATCGGCAAACCCGAGCCGCTCAAGTACGCCTTGGCGGGCGCGTGGTCGCGCCGTATCACCGATGAGCACCGCTTGGTCTACCTCGTCGCGAACGACGAGATTGTCATCCTGCAGGCCCGCTACCGCTACGAGTAG